The Deltaproteobacteria bacterium genome window below encodes:
- a CDS encoding FAD-binding protein: MLSQNIIKELTNIVGKNNILLSKEDLICYSYDATNQKFLPDAVVFPKNAEEISLILKMANFEEFPVVPRGAGSGFSGGSLPVEGGVVVSLERFNKILKIDTENLIAIVEPGLVTGELQAEVEKLGLFYPPDPTSLKFSTIGGNVAENAGGPRGVKYGVTRDYVLGLEVVMPTGEVINTGTQTMKGVVGYDLTRLLVGSEGTLGIVTKIILKLLPLPEAAKTMLAVFSDMRDAAAAVSKIISSKIIPCTMEFIDRNCIRCIEGYLNVLPKDVDAMLLIEVDGDKDLIEKEAAAIQRICAAHGSKEFKLAKDKKERKGLWNARRAISPSLKKLNPDKINEDIVVPRSKIPAAISGINNIASKYNLTIANFGHAGDGNIHVNVMIDKNNTDEAARAKKAVEDIFKLTIDLGGTISGEHGIGTAKMPYIGMEISPAAIDLMKRLKQVFDPKGILNPGKIFPKEKE; the protein is encoded by the coding sequence GTGCTTTCTCAAAACATTATTAAAGAATTAACTAATATTGTGGGCAAGAATAATATCCTGCTCTCAAAGGAAGACCTGATTTGTTATTCCTACGATGCAACAAATCAAAAATTCCTTCCTGATGCAGTTGTGTTTCCAAAAAATGCGGAAGAAATCTCCCTTATTTTAAAGATGGCTAATTTTGAGGAATTTCCTGTTGTGCCGAGAGGGGCAGGTTCTGGTTTTTCAGGCGGAAGTCTGCCTGTTGAAGGCGGGGTAGTTGTCTCTCTGGAAAGGTTCAACAAAATCTTAAAGATTGACACTGAAAATCTTATTGCCATTGTTGAGCCGGGCCTTGTTACAGGCGAATTGCAGGCGGAGGTTGAAAAACTTGGGCTCTTTTATCCGCCAGATCCAACCAGTTTGAAATTCTCAACCATTGGCGGAAATGTAGCAGAAAATGCAGGCGGACCAAGGGGAGTAAAATATGGAGTTACAAGAGACTATGTTTTAGGGTTAGAGGTTGTCATGCCAACAGGAGAGGTCATAAATACAGGGACACAAACCATGAAAGGTGTTGTTGGTTATGATTTGACTAGGTTGCTCGTAGGTTCAGAAGGCACACTCGGCATTGTTACAAAAATTATTTTAAAACTCCTGCCGCTGCCAGAGGCAGCAAAGACCATGCTTGCTGTATTTTCAGATATGAGAGATGCTGCAGCCGCTGTATCCAAGATTATATCTTCAAAGATTATTCCTTGTACTATGGAATTTATAGACAGAAATTGCATAAGGTGTATTGAGGGGTATCTCAATGTTCTTCCAAAAGATGTTGATGCAATGCTTTTGATAGAGGTTGACGGAGATAAGGACTTAATAGAAAAAGAGGCTGCAGCAATTCAGAGAATATGCGCTGCTCATGGCTCAAAAGAATTTAAACTTGCAAAGGATAAAAAAGAGCGTAAAGGACTCTGGAATGCAAGAAGGGCTATATCCCCGTCTCTAAAGAAACTTAACCCTGATAAAATCAATGAAGATATTGTTGTGCCGAGAAGCAAAATCCCGGCTGCAATATCAGGGATAAATAATATTGCTAGCAAATATAACCTCACAATAGCAAACTTCGGACATGCAGGAGACGGCAATATCCATGTAAATGTTATGATTGATAAGAACAATACAGATGAAGCAGCAAGGGCAAAAAAGGCTGTGGAGGACATATTCAAATTGACCATAGATTTGGGCGGCACAATATCAGGCGAGCACGGCATAGGGACTGCCAAGATGCCGTATATAGGAATGGAAATAAGCCCCGCTGCTATAGATTTGATGAAAAGGCTCAAACAGGTTTTTGACCCAAAGGGTATTTTAAATCCCGGGAAAATCTTTCCAAAGGAGAAGGAATAA
- a CDS encoding alcohol dehydrogenase catalytic domain-containing protein, producing MRAAVYYNNNDVRLEQRPVPKISDGELLVKVIASGICGSDVMEWYRIKKSPLVLGHEISGDIVEVGQGVSKYKKGDRVFVTHHVPCNTCHYCLIGHHSVCDTLRTTNFEPGGFAEYIRVPKINVDRGTFLLPDEISYEEGTFIEPLACCFRGLRLANFKAGQKILVIGSGISGFLHIQLARALGAGKIVATDINDYRLSAAKKFGADKIINAKEDVPKRLKEINNGFLADLVIICTAAEAAIQQGLKSVDRGGTILFFAPTNPDVEIPIPLWDLWRNEITLTTSYAASGIDITATMELIANKRVNLEDMITHRLPLAETGKGFKLVAEARESIKVIIEPYK from the coding sequence ATGCGTGCAGCAGTCTATTACAATAATAATGATGTCCGGCTTGAACAGCGGCCTGTCCCGAAAATCAGCGATGGTGAACTGCTCGTAAAGGTCATTGCCAGCGGGATCTGCGGCAGCGATGTTATGGAGTGGTATCGGATTAAGAAATCGCCGCTTGTTCTTGGGCATGAAATCAGCGGTGATATTGTTGAGGTTGGGCAGGGTGTGTCAAAATATAAAAAAGGGGACAGGGTTTTTGTAACCCATCATGTGCCGTGCAACACCTGCCACTACTGTCTCATAGGACACCATTCTGTATGTGATACGCTCCGCACAACAAATTTTGAGCCCGGCGGTTTTGCAGAATATATCCGTGTGCCGAAAATCAATGTTGATAGAGGCACATTTTTATTGCCGGATGAAATCTCTTATGAGGAAGGCACTTTCATAGAGCCTCTTGCGTGCTGCTTTCGGGGACTGCGGCTTGCAAATTTTAAGGCAGGGCAAAAAATCCTAGTAATCGGCAGCGGCATTTCTGGATTCTTGCACATTCAACTTGCAAGGGCGCTTGGCGCTGGAAAGATTGTTGCAACAGATATAAACGATTATAGATTGAGTGCCGCCAAGAAATTCGGCGCGGATAAAATTATCAATGCCAAAGAAGATGTACCTAAAAGATTGAAGGAGATAAACAATGGTTTCCTTGCTGATTTAGTTATTATCTGCACAGCGGCAGAGGCTGCAATTCAACAGGGACTAAAGTCTGTTGATAGGGGAGGGACAATTCTCTTCTTTGCTCCCACCAACCCTGATGTGGAAATTCCTATTCCTCTCTGGGACTTATGGCGCAATGAAATTACCTTAACCACATCCTATGCAGCAAGCGGCATTGATATTACAGCAACAATGGAACTTATCGCGAACAAAAGGGTAAATTTAGAAGACATGATTACCCATCGTTTGCCGCTTGCAGAAACAGGCAAGGGTTTCAAACTTGTTGCAGAGGCAAGAGAATCAATAAAGGTAATCATAGAGCCGTATAAATAA